From the Thermoproteota archaeon genome, the window TGCAGAGTTTGCAAAAAACATTTTTGATAAGAATCATATCGATTCTTCAATACGTCCAGGAAAGAGAGATGGGGCATTCTGCAGTACGCTATCTCCAAAGATTACCCCGTTTGTACTAGTGAACTTTACTGGAAAATCACGAGATGTATTTACACTTGCACATGAGCTAGGTCATGCAGTCCATAGTCAAGCAGCTGAAGGAAAATCAATTCTTGTTCAGGATGCACCACTGCCATTGGCAGAAACAGCGTCAACATTTTCAGAATTACTTTTGTATGAAAATCTAGCAGATAAGGTAAAGACTAGTGAAAGAAGAGCTATGCTTTCTGAAAAGATTGATGATCTATATGCAACAATTGGAAGACAATCATTTTTTACTTTGTTTGAGGTAGATGCTCATAAACAAATTGCAGAAAGCACCACAGTGGATCAGATTTCAAAAACATATCTTGAAAATTTGAAAGTTCAGTTTGGAAGCTCTGTTGCATTAACTGATGATTTTGCAATAGAGTGGAGTTGTATTCCACATTTTTATCATACACCATTTTACTGCTATGCATACTCTTTTGGGAATTTACTGGCCCTATCGTTATTTCAGAGATACAAAAAGGAGGGTACAAGTTTTAGTAAAGCATACATTGAGATTTTAGCTGCGGGAGGATCACAAAAACCAGAAAAGCTGCTCGCAGAGTACGGTTTTGATATAAGATCACCTGAATTTTGGCAGGAAGGCTTTGATTATGTCAATAGTCAAGTCAAGGAATTAAGTAAACTGGAATAATTTTGTAATTAATGGGGCCGACAGCCATACGCACAGGCTGCCGGCTTGTTCCCCGATCGGTTTGAATCGATGTCAAGTCTAATATTCCATATTAGAAATTTAAACGTTTGAGAAAAATCCAGAATAAATTGTAGCAACCTTAATACTGTAAATTAGAAACGTGCATTTTGTGTATAGAGTATTTGCCATAATCGCAATTGCCATAGCCTCCTTTGGAATCAGTCAAGCAGATTCCCAAGAACTCCAATTTGCAACATTCCAAGAGATGGGACAGGTGTTAATTGATCAACAAATATCAAACAATGTAACTGCATCAATTACTCTTCAGAGCACCAGCAATCAAGAGATGAAGATACCCTCAGACGTTGAACAAAAGATTAGAGAAAATCCGCAGATCATCTCAGTGATTTTAACAAATGAAGAAAGATGCATTCTCGGAGTCTTTGATCAAGCATGTATTTTGATTAATGTTTCACAGCATCCAGACTGGAAAGGTATCAATGCAATTCAAGATGGAACTAGAATGATTGGGGATTCGTTAATTGATGATATTAACAGAGTTTTTGATACTAACGCAGAATTTCATTCAGTATACATTCATCACAGTGATGAAGCAAACAAACTACTTGATACATCAGGGGTTGTTTCAGGAAGAGGAACAGTTTCAGCAGTATATGTAATGCCGCTTGAGGACACAATGTCAATGTATGAAAAGATTTCATCAATTTTGATACCCAAAGTAATTAGGGATTCGGGAGGATTTTATGAAAATGCAAAAAAGATGTCTTCTGATCCAAATGCAAGTATGACATTTTCAATTATTCCAAGAGATAATGCATCGTTATTTCAACTAAAATTATCAATTGATTATCCTAATGCTGCTGATAAGGTGAGCACCATTAAACCATTAGAATTTTTACATGCAGATGAATTAAGAAGATCATCATACTTTTCGGGAGGATTTTATCCACTAAATTCATTATTACAAGTAGTGGTATTATCACCAGAATCAACCAGTATTGAAAAAGTTCGAGGTAGTTTGATGGACACTCATCTTATTGATGAAGAAAAAATCCCAACGGATGTAACCCAGACTGGTTGGATATTTGATCCAGATTCAGGTGAAAAAATTGAAGGAAAGTTTCTCTTTGGAAAAGAATCGGTAGTAAAAAGTGAAGACTTGGAATTTACGTTAACAGGATTTGGCGGGGAGTTTACCGAAAAGCCAATTATAGAAAATGTTGACGTCGAGGAAAATTACGAATCAATGATCATAGTTGCAATTATTGCCATAGTAGCAATCGGTGCAGCATTATACTACCTTAAAGGATATAGAAAATCAGCCTAGACAATCAAGACTGCTGCAGCAAACACGGTAGTCCATTTACCATCTTTGTTTCCAATTGCAGTTTGAGTAATGTTTGATGATTTGTAGATTTGTCCAGAGATATTCCATTGTTGTCGTTTCTCATCCCAGCTTTTGTCAATATCAAAAGGAATGCCTAAAGATGATGCCAACATTTGTGCAGCGATGTCTTCTGCATAGTCACCTGCTTGTTTTTCACTTTGTCCAAAGGAATCATACTCTGAAAGATATCCATATCGATTAGGATCCTTTGGTTGTGCAATTCCTACTGATGCAGCAGTTAATCTATGCGGTTCATTAGTTTGGTTACGGGAATAAATTGTAAAGAGAATCTGTCCGGGATTAATTAGCTTTAATCCTTCCTTTCTTGAGACAAGTTTTGCATGTGGTGGAAAAATACTAGAGATTAAGACAAGGTTAGTTCCAGCAATTCCTGCATCTCGTAAGGCATACTCAAAACTAGTTAGCCTATCTTCGTGTACTCCTTTTCCTTTTGTTAAAAATAATTTCTTTGCTACTAGGTCTAACAATTTGTCATTTCTCTAAGATATTATTATTTATATTTTGATTAAACAGAGGAATCCGCAATTTGTCTAAGAGTTTGAAGTATCTCCTGCCCGTGAGATTCTACTGAGATATCTCTAAAGATTTTCCTAATCAGTCCGTTTTTGTCTATAATGTATGTACAACGCTTTGGTAATCCAGCTATATTCAAGCCAGCATAGAGCCTACATGTGTCTTTTTTAGTATCACTTAGGTGCTTGTATGGGATTTCATATTCATCTACAAACTTTTTTTGTGAATCAATGGTATCTATAGAAATTGCAAACAGTACAGAATCAGTAGAAACGATATCATCATAGGATGCAATTATACTTTGGGCCATTTTGAAGACTTTTTTTGAAGGACATGCAAAAAGATGATTCTTTGGATAAAAGCACAAGACTACGTTCTTTTTTCCCTTAAAAGAGCTCAAGGAAACCTTGGAACCATCATGTGCATCAAGCTCAAAGTTTGGTGCAGGTTCAGATTCTTGCATGGGAATTATCTTCATGCTCAATATTTAACAAATTGCTTCCCAAATGACTGGTTTCTAACTAGAATTTTTATACTATGTAAATAGGGTTTGAGTGTTTTGGAAGAGTCGTTTTTTGAATCAGACATCTTTATTGTAGGATACTATGTCTTGACGGTTGGTGCATCTCTTCTTTTAATCAAGGACACCAAAAAAAGGCTAAGTGATCTAAAACAAGGATTACGTTCAATCAAGTATGCACCATTTGCATTTGGAATAGTTATTGTTTATGCTATTTTATTATTTGATTTTCTAGATACGATTCCTTTTCTAAATTGGAGCTGGCTTGGATACAATATTGCCTTTGGGCCTTTTGCAGAACAGGGAATTTGGGGAATAATTCCTTTCATTCCCTTGTTGGTGTACATGTTTATTCACATCAACTATGTAGAAGAATTTTACTTTAGGAAAAGCAAAAAGATGGTACTAGTTTGGGCACTCATTCATATTGCAATGGGAATTAAAGTACACACTGCATTATTCCTAATACCAATTGGATTTTTGTTCAAGTATGTTTATGACAAAAAGGGTATCAATCATTCGTATGCGATGCATTTTGCAACCAACATAATGATTGTAATGTCACTTTTCCTTACGTTTGTCTCGTAATCTTGGTTTTTGTGTAAGAAATATCCATCCGGCAAATCCACCAAGACAGAGATTAATCACTCCAAGAAATGTCAAATAAAACACATTGTTGTTAAGACCTAAAAAAATTCCTGCAATACCAGTTCCAAAGAACAAACCCATTATCACTTTTAGTTTATGAGGCGGGATGTATTTCATTGCTGATCTGCACAATCCGAGATTATAAAAACTGACGGGGTAAATGAGGAGAGAACACTTTAAACTATCTGAAATTTCATTGTACTCCGTGCCAATGTAGCTCAGCCTGGCTAGAGCATTCGCCTTGTAAGCGAAAGGTCGCGAGTCCAAATCTCGCCATTGGCTCATCAAATTTTATCAAATTAGCTCATCCAAAGTTTACAATGGTTTATTATACGTGTAAGGACCAGTTAAATTGGAAATAATGACGATCAGGCAATGATGCTGTTTTCGTCATTGCTTTACGAGAGAAAAATAAAATGACAAAATTTAGTGAGTTAGGAGTAAGACAAGAGGTACTAGATGCTC encodes:
- a CDS encoding arginine decarboxylase, pyruvoyl-dependent, with translation MLDLVAKKLFLTKGKGVHEDRLTSFEYALRDAGIAGTNLVLISSIFPPHAKLVSRKEGLKLINPGQILFTIYSRNQTNEPHRLTAASVGIAQPKDPNRYGYLSEYDSFGQSEKQAGDYAEDIAAQMLASSLGIPFDIDKSWDEKRQQWNISGQIYKSSNITQTAIGNKDGKWTTVFAAAVLIV